A window of the Planctomycetaceae bacterium genome harbors these coding sequences:
- a CDS encoding sulfatase-like hydrolase/transferase: MRNMLIAVVLLTKLSFTGLADEIQRPNVLFIAIDDLRNELGCYGVEAIQSPHIDELAASGVAFRRAYCQQAVCNPSRVSLMTGMRPDSTRVWDLITEMRSVIPDAVTVPQHFRSHGYRAVAYGKIFHNPFPDAASWDEPTHNPQGVISYSEDNRLRLAEYRKQMKKDGRPQSVIARMRGPATEVQQQPETKNYDGKQTRDALEKMTELARGEKPFFLAVGYIRPHLPFIVPQPYWELYNRDQIPLATNSFLPRDSPAVAFGNRSLGGFYEIRAYMDYADAPSPFERPLSVHQQRELKHGYYASVSFIDAQVGLLLQQLESLDLHQNTIVVLWGDHGWKLGEHGAWCKQTNYEIDTRAPLMIRAPGAKANGTMSNALVEFVDIYPTLCELAALPVPESVEGTSLVPILKGESSSVKEAAYSQFPRTHEGREYMGYAMRTDRYRYIEWQDQTTGSVTAQELYDHSNDPDENQNIAGRPEHEGLLTLLSEQMWKERPRPPVPHPFVTLRNTRTAAARRSAADLPALAWVPHEGMSLPVSRPAGIPQAVTFINAGRETIELFWRSQKDTEESYGTLVPGDRKVIRSRPGAVWAIRTEQNQLLGHFLVEERPQNAARAIIPEKR; this comes from the coding sequence ATGCGAAACATGTTAATCGCCGTTGTGTTGCTCACGAAGCTGTCTTTCACCGGCCTTGCGGATGAAATCCAGCGGCCCAATGTTCTGTTCATCGCTATTGATGACTTGCGGAATGAGCTGGGCTGCTACGGTGTCGAAGCCATTCAGTCGCCCCATATCGATGAGCTTGCCGCATCCGGCGTTGCATTTCGTCGGGCCTATTGTCAGCAGGCCGTCTGCAATCCTTCGCGAGTGTCGTTGATGACGGGGATGCGGCCGGATTCCACAAGAGTCTGGGACCTGATCACGGAGATGCGTTCTGTCATTCCGGATGCAGTAACAGTGCCACAGCACTTTCGATCTCATGGTTATCGAGCGGTGGCCTACGGCAAGATTTTTCACAATCCGTTTCCCGATGCCGCATCCTGGGACGAGCCAACACATAATCCACAGGGAGTGATCTCCTATTCAGAAGACAATCGTCTTCGGCTGGCAGAGTATCGGAAACAGATGAAGAAAGACGGGCGGCCACAATCAGTGATCGCGCGAATGCGTGGACCAGCGACTGAAGTTCAGCAACAGCCCGAAACCAAAAACTATGACGGCAAGCAAACTCGGGATGCCTTGGAGAAGATGACCGAACTGGCCCGCGGAGAAAAACCGTTCTTTCTGGCGGTCGGTTATATTCGTCCACATCTGCCGTTTATTGTTCCTCAGCCATACTGGGAGCTTTACAACCGCGATCAAATACCATTAGCAACCAACTCATTTCTTCCCCGGGATTCACCCGCTGTTGCATTCGGCAATCGTTCACTGGGAGGTTTCTATGAAATCCGCGCTTACATGGATTACGCCGATGCACCGTCGCCCTTTGAACGTCCGCTGAGCGTCCATCAGCAACGCGAGCTGAAACACGGTTACTACGCGTCCGTTTCCTTTATTGACGCTCAGGTGGGGCTACTCCTGCAACAACTGGAATCACTAGACCTTCACCAGAATACGATTGTTGTGCTTTGGGGTGATCATGGCTGGAAGCTCGGCGAGCATGGCGCCTGGTGTAAGCAGACCAACTACGAAATCGATACTCGCGCACCGTTGATGATCCGGGCTCCCGGAGCAAAGGCAAATGGAACAATGTCGAATGCGCTCGTTGAATTTGTCGACATCTATCCAACTTTGTGTGAACTGGCCGCGTTGCCGGTTCCTGAATCGGTGGAAGGCACAAGCCTGGTACCAATTCTGAAGGGAGAATCCAGCAGCGTTAAGGAAGCTGCGTACAGCCAGTTCCCTCGCACTCATGAGGGTCGAGAATATATGGGGTATGCCATGCGAACGGATCGATACCGGTACATCGAATGGCAGGATCAGACAACCGGCAGTGTCACAGCTCAGGAACTCTACGACCATTCGAATGATCCGGACGAGAATCAGAATATTGCAGGACGCCCCGAGCATGAAGGCCTTCTGACATTGCTCAGCGAACAGATGTGGAAAGAACGACCACGGCCGCCGGTTCCGCATCCATTTGTAACGTTGCGGAACACTCGCACAGCAGCAGCCCGACGGTCAGCCGCCGATCTCCCGGCATTAGCATGGGTTCCCCATGAAGGAATGTCGCTTCCCGTGTCACGACCGGCCGGAATCCCGCAAGCAGTGACTTTCATCAACGCAGGTCGCGAAACGATTGAATTATTCTGGCGAAGTCAGAAGGACACCGAAGAGTCGTATGGCACCCTTGTGCCAGGCGATCGTAAAGTCATTCGCAGTCGTCCGGGTGCCGTCTGGGCCATACGAACTGAGCAGAATCAGCTTCTGGGACATTTTCTAGTTGAAGAGAGGCCGCAAAATGCCGCCAGGGCCATTATCCCGGAGAAGCGCTGA
- a CDS encoding DUF2891 domain-containing protein yields MLISSATSARTPVLSQSLLQVIRIILAASFIIVRGHSLKADDANLQFTKNQLTDEQVAAFAALALKSIPQEFPNKPSNVMTSAADVKSPKQMHPVFYGCFDWHSSVHGHWMLARLLRNYPNAPIAPRIRAVLNDQLTQDKLRTEAEYFTGKENKSFERMYGWAWTLQLVAELHDWQDEDARRWRQNLEPLERTIVQLASEYLPKLSFPIRTGIHPDTGFALAMELDYARTVKNLPFAELIQAKAMAFYGQDRDYPVHYEPSGHDFFSSGFNEADLMQRVLPKQKFAEWLDQFLPHLRTNKMGPMMTPVKVTDVTDGHLVHLAGLNLSRAWTMKGIAAALPEHDDRREILLESAHAHGNAGLSYVTSGHYEGEHWLATFAVYYLTR; encoded by the coding sequence ATGTTGATTTCGAGTGCAACTTCCGCGAGGACCCCTGTCTTGTCACAGTCACTGCTTCAGGTCATCAGGATTATTCTGGCTGCGTCGTTCATCATCGTTCGGGGGCATTCATTGAAAGCGGACGACGCGAATTTGCAGTTCACGAAAAATCAACTCACAGATGAGCAGGTAGCTGCATTCGCCGCTCTGGCATTGAAAAGCATTCCGCAGGAATTCCCGAATAAGCCATCGAACGTCATGACATCAGCGGCGGACGTAAAATCTCCGAAGCAAATGCATCCTGTCTTCTACGGATGCTTCGACTGGCATTCTTCCGTCCATGGACACTGGATGCTGGCACGTCTGCTCAGGAATTATCCCAACGCTCCGATCGCACCTCGCATTCGAGCGGTGCTGAATGATCAACTCACACAGGATAAACTCAGGACGGAGGCGGAATATTTTACGGGCAAAGAAAACAAGAGCTTCGAGCGGATGTACGGTTGGGCATGGACTCTTCAACTTGTGGCAGAACTGCATGACTGGCAGGACGAAGATGCCCGGCGATGGCGCCAGAATCTGGAGCCACTCGAACGGACCATTGTTCAGCTGGCCAGCGAATATCTGCCAAAGTTGTCATTTCCAATCCGCACAGGCATCCATCCCGACACTGGCTTCGCATTGGCGATGGAGCTGGACTACGCTCGCACAGTGAAGAATTTGCCGTTTGCGGAATTGATTCAGGCGAAGGCGATGGCGTTCTACGGACAGGACCGGGATTACCCGGTCCACTACGAACCCTCCGGTCACGATTTCTTTTCTTCCGGCTTCAATGAAGCAGATCTGATGCAGCGCGTTTTGCCAAAGCAAAAGTTTGCAGAATGGTTAGACCAGTTTCTTCCCCATCTGCGTACAAACAAGATGGGCCCAATGATGACGCCGGTCAAAGTCACTGATGTGACGGACGGGCATCTGGTGCATCTCGCCGGGCTCAATCTGTCACGTGCCTGGACAATGAAGGGAATTGCGGCGGCGCTGCCGGAGCATGACGATCGCCGCGAAATCCTGCTGGAGAGCGCGCATGCGCACGGCAATGCAGGACTGAGTTACGTGACAAGCGGCCACTACGAAGGTGAACACTGGCTGGCAACGTTTGCCGTGTATTATCTGACCAGGTAA
- a CDS encoding cadherin repeat domain-containing protein, translating to MPRPDEAHGESDDSDSKRLEIHISEAAEIGTELPGFPPDEIAGVSTKELTGFRIIGGDDGGVFQIDSETGKIAVRNSDALDFETAPMRRLEVAMQRKSVSEVERSLEQQFLESIEESGASVTDFVPQLRVHANVTLWLFTDDVNETHKLAGHVLTVPENCFHGHSAGRIRVDDPDADGKFQFELLSQSPSDAFAVDEQSGEITVEDPAAMNFERCSEFHCLVRVRDQHGLSVTEKVIIRLVDINEAPDLKSGSWTLHPGTDQAFRIAATDPDCDDILIYRLLVDPTNGAFDLDPVSGDLILIDPSLLAKASGDGCTLLLQAEDKSGALSVGSVRVEWTPQNVQSQGIAAAIPDGNLSIGPGAWPAGTRRTSRFFAIFVATITAIFAIAFWEKMRRRSIKSIDWDAARPSEPVHPDADVNAFREQVESLRNEVKRNHIEANRIVLEKDTQIRELRLQITELSALLAEKVEAEQVEAEHNYEPGMPISVDDGQFSSRSEPSYADSYQPDLLKTQMETAEFVVPPSEREYDSADHSSSDSDLMDIRDQLAGLFSLTQAAHKTDPSKLNSAAAEQESHEDSVTAYLQKLLKPGGKASLGSESPQGSAETDRRGNDRRQYNDPSRPPELERRKGSRRAVDVESLRKDMNSFRNVSRQSTEFALAAHSFRKVRNRLLVRRAILISLLFVAVAVWFGRISQVMTNQLLVWSLTGTLLFIAAELTFRILKLKSRVKNSWKSLISSESNPETPVSSEVSQPSTIASAISKRHESSEKSTCKSVPASQDAAKA from the coding sequence ATGCCGCGACCTGACGAAGCTCATGGTGAGTCTGACGACTCAGATTCAAAACGTCTGGAAATCCATATCTCGGAGGCAGCCGAAATCGGAACTGAACTTCCCGGGTTTCCGCCGGATGAGATTGCGGGAGTTTCCACGAAGGAACTGACTGGTTTCAGAATCATTGGTGGTGATGACGGCGGAGTCTTTCAGATTGATTCGGAGACTGGAAAGATCGCTGTCAGGAACTCTGACGCTCTTGACTTCGAAACAGCCCCGATGCGGCGGCTTGAAGTCGCAATGCAGCGAAAGTCGGTCAGCGAAGTTGAACGATCGCTGGAGCAGCAGTTCCTGGAATCGATTGAGGAATCGGGAGCTTCCGTCACTGACTTTGTTCCGCAGCTACGAGTGCATGCGAACGTGACATTGTGGCTTTTTACTGACGATGTCAACGAAACGCATAAGCTGGCTGGTCATGTACTGACGGTTCCGGAGAACTGTTTTCATGGTCATTCGGCAGGCAGGATCCGGGTGGATGATCCGGATGCCGATGGGAAGTTTCAGTTCGAGCTGCTTTCTCAGTCTCCATCAGATGCGTTTGCTGTCGACGAGCAATCGGGGGAGATCACTGTGGAAGATCCCGCAGCCATGAATTTCGAGCGTTGCAGTGAATTTCATTGTCTGGTCCGGGTTCGCGACCAACACGGTCTCTCCGTAACAGAAAAAGTGATCATACGCCTCGTCGATATCAATGAGGCGCCAGACCTGAAGTCCGGCTCATGGACACTTCATCCAGGCACAGATCAGGCATTCCGAATAGCGGCTACTGATCCGGATTGCGATGACATTCTGATCTACCGCCTCCTTGTCGATCCTACCAACGGGGCTTTCGACCTGGACCCTGTCAGCGGCGATCTGATTCTTATCGATCCCTCTCTGCTGGCAAAAGCGTCGGGCGACGGTTGTACTCTGTTACTGCAGGCGGAAGATAAATCCGGAGCCCTTTCGGTTGGAAGTGTCCGTGTTGAATGGACTCCTCAGAATGTACAGTCTCAGGGAATTGCCGCAGCCATTCCTGATGGAAATCTCTCCATCGGTCCCGGTGCGTGGCCCGCTGGAACAAGACGAACCTCTCGATTCTTCGCCATCTTTGTGGCAACCATCACGGCGATCTTTGCAATAGCTTTCTGGGAGAAGATGCGAAGACGATCCATCAAATCGATCGACTGGGACGCAGCGCGTCCATCGGAGCCCGTTCATCCGGACGCTGATGTGAATGCATTCCGGGAGCAGGTCGAATCGCTGCGGAACGAGGTGAAACGAAATCACATCGAAGCGAATCGGATTGTGCTGGAGAAAGACACACAGATTCGAGAGCTCAGACTCCAAATCACTGAGTTGAGTGCGCTCCTTGCCGAGAAGGTCGAAGCAGAGCAGGTCGAAGCAGAGCACAATTATGAGCCGGGCATGCCGATATCGGTTGACGATGGTCAGTTCTCCAGCCGGTCTGAGCCATCATACGCAGACTCCTATCAGCCCGATTTGCTGAAGACGCAAATGGAAACGGCTGAATTCGTGGTGCCCCCTTCAGAACGCGAATACGATTCGGCGGATCATTCTTCCAGTGATTCGGACTTAATGGATATCCGCGACCAACTTGCCGGGCTGTTCAGCCTGACGCAGGCTGCCCACAAAACCGATCCATCAAAGTTGAATTCCGCTGCTGCTGAACAGGAATCGCACGAAGATTCAGTGACCGCGTATCTGCAGAAGCTCTTGAAGCCGGGAGGGAAGGCTTCGTTGGGTTCGGAATCTCCGCAGGGCTCGGCAGAGACCGACCGGCGGGGGAACGATCGTCGCCAGTACAATGATCCGTCACGACCGCCTGAGTTGGAGCGACGCAAAGGTAGTCGCCGAGCAGTCGATGTAGAGTCTCTGCGGAAAGATATGAACTCGTTCCGAAATGTTTCTCGGCAGTCTACCGAGTTTGCGCTGGCAGCTCATTCATTCCGGAAGGTCCGCAATCGTTTGCTGGTTCGTCGAGCGATCCTGATCAGCCTGCTGTTCGTGGCAGTTGCTGTTTGGTTCGGGCGCATCTCTCAGGTCATGACGAATCAGTTGCTCGTGTGGTCACTGACAGGGACGCTGTTGTTTATTGCAGCGGAATTGACCTTTCGTATTTTGAAACTGAAGTCCAGAGTGAAGAACAGCTGGAAATCGCTGATCAGCAGTGAGTCAAACCCCGAGACGCCCGTCAGTTCCGAGGTTTCTCAACCCTCAACGATTGCCAGCGCCATATCCAAACGTCATGAATCTTCAGAGAAATCGACTTGCAAATCTGTTCCTGCGTCGCAGGACGCAGCGAAAGCCTGA
- a CDS encoding metallophosphoesterase, whose translation MTILTGCLLLLASIAGHTEYWVMLVNRTHSLGISYLILKAFRKLHDLAVVLFAAFVIWKLGVCPNGLLTGGTFAGQPRWAQNLLLFTIPGTIPLIVGILRWHLVMKRDFHRTDSSRTYDVSAPAVTPSAGNNVKGTRMHLSRLFPLNEIYHLQINEKSVHLSGEVGSSSEFRQEVKNTSPIRIVHFSDLHFVGCPGEGYYQWLFDRAMEMKPDVFAFTGDLIDDPTLLPLACRLLKPLTEIAPCFFVLGNHDWRFDSSEIRKQVEQTGWIDVSGNAITLKLADRNIVICGTERPWLGKAPPVVHQHTADLKLLLSHGPDQLRFAQRSGFNLMLAGHTHGGQVVLPVIGPVFAPSWYGVRYASGLFRIDTLNLHVSRGVGGKDPMRWRCPPELTCLNVFVD comes from the coding sequence ATGACAATACTGACAGGATGTTTATTGTTGCTGGCCAGCATCGCCGGGCACACTGAATACTGGGTGATGCTGGTCAATCGAACGCATTCTTTGGGGATCAGCTACCTGATCCTGAAAGCCTTTCGCAAACTGCATGACCTTGCTGTAGTGCTGTTCGCTGCATTCGTCATCTGGAAGCTGGGAGTGTGCCCGAATGGACTGCTAACAGGTGGCACATTCGCCGGCCAGCCACGGTGGGCTCAGAATCTTCTTCTGTTCACCATCCCGGGCACAATACCGCTGATCGTTGGCATCCTGCGATGGCATCTTGTCATGAAGCGGGATTTCCATCGGACCGACAGCAGCAGAACGTACGATGTTTCCGCCCCTGCGGTGACACCATCAGCGGGTAACAACGTGAAGGGAACGCGGATGCACTTATCGCGTCTTTTCCCGTTAAATGAAATCTATCATCTGCAGATCAATGAAAAATCGGTTCATCTTTCGGGAGAAGTCGGGAGCAGCTCTGAATTTCGTCAGGAAGTGAAAAACACGTCACCGATCCGGATCGTTCATTTTTCCGACCTGCATTTCGTGGGCTGTCCGGGAGAAGGGTACTACCAATGGCTTTTTGATCGAGCCATGGAAATGAAACCGGACGTCTTTGCTTTCACCGGCGATCTGATCGATGATCCCACACTTCTGCCATTAGCTTGCAGGCTACTCAAGCCCCTCACAGAAATCGCACCGTGTTTCTTCGTGCTGGGTAATCATGACTGGAGATTCGATTCATCCGAGATACGAAAGCAGGTCGAACAGACGGGCTGGATTGATGTCTCGGGAAATGCAATCACCCTGAAGCTGGCAGATCGAAACATTGTGATCTGCGGAACGGAACGGCCGTGGCTGGGGAAAGCTCCCCCAGTCGTGCACCAGCACACTGCGGATCTGAAACTCCTGTTGAGCCACGGGCCAGACCAGCTTCGATTCGCTCAGCGATCCGGATTCAACCTGATGCTTGCCGGACATACCCACGGCGGCCAGGTTGTGTTGCCGGTTATCGGACCTGTGTTTGCGCCCAGCTGGTATGGAGTGCGGTATGCCTCTGGCTTGTTCAGAATTGACACCCTGAATTTACATGTATCTCGCGGAGTTGGTGGGAAGGATCCCATGAGATGGCGCTGTCCGCCGGAACTAACCTGCCTGAATGTTTTCGTCGATTAA
- a CDS encoding glutamine--tRNA ligase/YqeY domain fusion protein, translating to MNTPSEHRDFVRQIIEEDNATGKWGGRVQTRFPPEPNGYLHIGHAKSICLNFGIAKEYGGKCNLRFDDTNPEKEDTEYVDSIMEDVRWLGFDWDDRLFYASDYFEQLYEWAEQLIRDGKAYVCSLPLEEIRAGRGTPTEPGVHSPYRSRTPEENLDLFRRMRAGEFAEGTHVLRAKIDMAHPHMLLRDPIMYRIRFAEHHRTGDKWCIYPTYDYTHGQSDSLEKITHSICTLEFENHRPLYDWYCDALAIHHPQQIEFNRLNLTYTVMSKRRLLQLVQDNAVSGWDDPRMPTLCGLRRRGYTPEAIRAFCAHVGVTKHNATMDMVVLENHLREDLNRRAERRMAVLNPLKVVITNYPEGESDELNAINNPEDAAAGTRVVPFSRELYIEREDFLEDPPKKFFRLGPGREVRLRWAYFITCTDVIKDASGEITEIHCTYDPETRGGDAPDGRKVKATLHWVSAKHAIPAEVRMYDHLFLREDPDEVDDESLDWRSNLNPESLRVNTAAMLEPALANASVGDQFQFERLGYFCVDRDSAPEALVFNRTVTLKDAWAKQQARS from the coding sequence ATGAATACCCCATCAGAACATCGCGACTTCGTCCGTCAGATCATCGAAGAAGACAATGCTACCGGAAAATGGGGCGGGCGGGTCCAGACTCGGTTTCCGCCGGAACCGAATGGGTACCTGCACATCGGCCACGCGAAGTCTATCTGCCTGAACTTTGGCATAGCCAAAGAGTACGGCGGGAAGTGCAACCTGCGTTTCGACGATACCAACCCGGAAAAAGAGGACACAGAGTACGTCGATTCCATCATGGAAGACGTGCGCTGGCTGGGATTCGACTGGGATGATCGCCTGTTCTACGCATCAGACTACTTTGAACAGCTCTACGAATGGGCAGAGCAACTGATTCGTGACGGCAAAGCCTACGTCTGCTCGCTGCCACTTGAGGAAATCCGCGCGGGCAGAGGAACGCCAACAGAACCCGGTGTGCACAGCCCGTATCGTTCCCGGACTCCCGAAGAGAATCTGGACTTGTTTCGTCGAATGCGAGCTGGCGAATTTGCTGAAGGTACTCATGTGCTTCGCGCCAAAATTGACATGGCGCATCCTCACATGCTGCTGCGTGATCCCATCATGTACCGAATTCGATTTGCCGAACACCATCGCACTGGTGATAAGTGGTGCATCTACCCGACCTACGACTACACACACGGTCAGTCGGATTCGCTCGAAAAGATCACCCACTCTATTTGTACGCTGGAATTCGAGAACCACCGACCACTGTACGACTGGTACTGCGATGCTTTGGCGATTCATCATCCGCAGCAGATTGAGTTTAATCGCCTGAACCTCACGTATACCGTCATGAGCAAACGGAGACTGCTGCAACTCGTTCAGGACAATGCCGTCAGTGGCTGGGACGATCCACGAATGCCAACTCTGTGCGGCCTCCGGCGTCGGGGATACACCCCCGAAGCCATTCGAGCGTTCTGCGCTCATGTGGGTGTCACCAAGCACAATGCAACCATGGACATGGTCGTGCTGGAGAACCATTTGCGCGAAGATCTGAATCGTCGTGCAGAACGTCGTATGGCGGTGCTGAACCCCCTGAAGGTTGTCATCACAAATTACCCGGAAGGTGAAAGTGACGAACTGAATGCCATCAATAACCCGGAGGATGCCGCCGCCGGAACACGGGTTGTTCCGTTCAGCCGGGAGTTATACATCGAACGCGAGGATTTCCTGGAGGATCCACCGAAGAAGTTCTTCCGGCTTGGCCCTGGCCGTGAAGTGCGTTTGCGATGGGCCTATTTCATCACCTGCACTGATGTGATCAAAGATGCGAGTGGGGAAATTACGGAGATCCACTGTACCTATGATCCGGAAACACGCGGTGGTGATGCTCCGGATGGCCGCAAGGTAAAAGCGACACTGCACTGGGTTTCGGCAAAACACGCAATCCCTGCAGAAGTCCGGATGTATGATCACCTGTTTCTTCGCGAAGATCCGGATGAAGTCGACGACGAATCACTGGACTGGCGTTCGAACCTGAATCCTGAATCGCTCCGCGTCAACACAGCAGCAATGCTGGAGCCGGCATTGGCAAACGCGTCTGTTGGTGATCAGTTCCAGTTCGAACGTCTGGGATACTTCTGCGTCGACAGAGATTCTGCACCAGAGGCTCTGGTATTTAATCGAACGGTTACACTGAAAGATGCCTGGGCAAAGCAACAGGCTCGATCCTGA
- a CDS encoding Maf family protein: MKIILASTSVYRRELLGRLGLEFECLAPEVDESMFSELPLAPADLASRLAQEKARAVAANRPEAIVIGADQVVDLAGKTLGKPGDQEKARQQLRMLAGKTHCLHTAVTVWMAGAEYSLINETRLRMRPLDDGEIYRYVTLDDPIHCAGSYMVERAGISLFDEVETSDFTAITGLPLLGLSGVLRSLGVAIP, translated from the coding sequence ATGAAAATCATTCTTGCCAGCACTTCTGTCTACCGTCGCGAACTGCTTGGTCGGTTGGGGCTGGAATTCGAATGTCTTGCTCCCGAGGTCGACGAGAGCATGTTTTCAGAACTGCCCCTCGCACCAGCAGACCTTGCGTCTCGTTTGGCGCAGGAGAAAGCCCGAGCAGTGGCGGCGAATCGGCCGGAAGCCATTGTCATTGGCGCCGACCAGGTTGTTGACCTCGCTGGCAAAACGCTCGGAAAGCCCGGAGACCAGGAGAAGGCGCGGCAACAGCTTCGCATGCTGGCTGGAAAAACACATTGCCTCCATACGGCAGTGACTGTGTGGATGGCAGGGGCTGAATATTCGCTGATCAACGAAACAAGACTGCGGATGCGACCGCTCGACGACGGCGAGATTTATCGCTACGTAACACTTGACGATCCCATTCACTGTGCGGGCAGCTACATGGTGGAGCGTGCCGGGATCAGTCTCTTTGATGAGGTTGAAACGTCAGATTTCACCGCAATTACCGGTCTCCCGCTGCTGGGATTATCGGGAGTCCTTCGGTCCCTGGGGGTCGCCATTCCCTGA